GTTTGACTTTAAAGCAGCGGTATGACTAACGCCACCATATACAGAGCTCAAATCACTTATCGTATTGACTTGGATTGGAATATCATGAAAAACGTAATTACCCGTCCCCAACTCACCATTCCCATTAAAACCCCATGCCCACATAGTCCCGTCATTCTTCATGGTTTGGATGTATCGATGTCCAGGAGACACTGACTGCCAACATTGCCCAATGACTTTCGTATAAGTAATAAATATGACAGCTATAACAGCGAATGACCTTCTCATAAAATATATATTTGGATCTAAATATATAAAAAATAGTTCTTTTTTTGCCGTTTTGAGCAGGATTTCGGATCTTGATTGAAGTTTTTTGTCCTACTTCCTCGGCAAATTCCACTTCTCAATCAGTTCCTGATTCAGATCTTCCTCTTTGGTGTTTGGATTTCCTTTGCCGGTCGTGATTAAATTTTTAAGGCTGCCCTGGATGTAACTCGTCCAGGCATCTTTACATACCTCGTAACATTCGTACTGTGGCGTCAGGCCGACTTGCGTAAACACCAGTCGTGTCTGGCCGTCTTTTTCAGAAATTTCAAAAATAATCTTGTTGTCTTTCCATTCGCTGTCATCGGTTGTAAAGTTGAAATGGTTCTCCAGCACGTGCCACACCACAATCTCATCGGGGATGAATTCGATGATTTTCAGTTTGCAGACGTGTACATCTTTATAATTGTAAAGGAACACCGAATCCAAAGTATCGGTAGCGCCTTTAATGTTCTCGCTCCACCAACCTTTAACATGGTTGATTGCCTCAAAAACTGCTTTTGGAGACTCGTTTACGAGAAAACTGGTCGTATAATCCTGGTTGTTCATAGGTAGGAGTTTTTAGTTATCTGAATTGATCAAAGGCAATAATTTATGCTCGAGGTATTGTGACCAGGCCGGCGCACAGGCGTCATAGCAAGGCGTCTCAGGCGTCAGCCCCTCGTGCGTGAAGGTGAGTGTCGTTTCGCCCCCGTCTTGTGAAATGTCAAAAATGATTTTTGTACCCACCCACTCGTCCTGCTTGTCGACGAAACTCAGTGCGCCTTCAGTGGTAAGCCATACGATTCTTTTGCTTGGTACCACCTCGACAAGCCTGTGCCTGCTGTAATGCGCGCCATCGCCCGCCCGGAAACTGAACTCGTCATCGAGCTTTTCGGTGTCGCCGGTGATTTCCTCATTATAATAACCTGACCACCAGGCACGCACGTTACCGATGGCGTGGAATACGTCTTCCGGACTTCTCTTCGTTTTTAAAACGCAGGTAAAATCAGTCGCTGCCATAACGATTATCGTATTAAGATGAATTGCCCGAGATGGTATGCCAGATGGCTGGCGCGGGTGACGATGATGTTGAGCTTATTGCGGTAAGGTTCGTTTGCAAAATCCTCCGTGCTGACGGCGGTGTGCTTCAGGAACCAATCGGAAGGCTGCATCTGCGCAAAGTGCCCATCCAGCACAGCACTCACCTGCTGCCAGGCGTGTCTTAATGTTTCAGCAGACGGCATTTGAGCCGCGGCCCTGTCCGGCTGCCTGAGGAACGTCTCCTCCATCTCCGGATACAGTTTCTCCCCGAGATCCAACAACGGAATCATACTGTCGTGTACTGCGGTCAGGTGACCTAAAAGGTAGATCCCGCGATTTCTTCCGGGCGAGATTTCCTGCTGTAGTTGCTCATCCGAAAGTGATTCGAGCACCGTATTGAATTGCTTCATCAGCGCGTTCCATCGGTCAAAAGTCATTTTTACCATAATTTGTTCTAAAGTCATTTTTCTTCTTTTTAGTTGATTTGTACAAATCTAGCGTCTGTTTACCACTTCGACGGGGTGTAAAAGAGACATTGCCGTGGGTTGATTTGGACAACCAATAGTATTATCTTCGTAAAAAAATCATACAATGAAACACCTTACCCTGTTAGTGCCCGACGGACAAAGCAAACTGTCCAGCATTATCTGTACATATAAGGTATTCCTGAAGGCAAACGCGTTCTGGAAAAATGCCCACGGCAGCGACCGGTTTGTGATACAGCTGGCCGGAATTTCCGAGGAAGTCGAATTTTATGACGGCTTATTTTCTGTGAAGCCGCACGTCAATATTTCCCAAATTGCCCGGACTGACCTCATCATCATGTCGGCACTGAACAATCATGATTATCCGGGTTCGATCGACCGAAATAAGTCGATGACCGACTGGGTAGTAAAGCGCTACAAGGAAGGCGCAGCGGTCGCTACAATGTGTACGGGCGCATTCCTGCTGGCCTCGTCGGGACTCCTTGACGGGAAAAGCTGCTCCACCCATTGGGCTGCTGAAGAGACTTTCCGGCAAATGTTCCCGAAAGTCAACCTACAGACCAATTTGCTCATCACGGATGAAAATGGCATTTATACCAATGGCGGCGCCTTCTCATTCTTAAACCTGATCCTCTATCTGGTTGAAAAATATTACGACCGGGAAACGGCCATCCTTTGTTCAAAGATGTTCCAGATCGAAATGGACCGCAACAGCCAGTCACCGTTCATGATCTTCACCGGCCAAAAACAGCATGGCGATGGCATGGTCCAGCAAGCGCAGGCATTCATAGAGAATCACCTGCAGGAAAAGATTGTAATGGAACAGCTCGCCGACCGATTTGCCGTCGGGAGGCGCAATTTTGACCGCCGTTTTATCAAGGCCACGGGAAATACACCGGTGGAATATGTACAGCGTGTGCGGATTGAGGCCGCAAAAAAGGCATTTGAAACCACGCGGAAAACCATTAACGAAGTGATGTACGAAGTGGGTTACTCCGATGTAAAAGCATTCCGCGACGTTTTCAGGAAAATTACCGGGATGTCGCCCGTGAGTTATCGGGAGAAGTATAACAGCGGGTCCGCGGTCGCCTAAATGCGGCCGAAACGGATTTGGAACTTAGCCAATGGGTTCACACAATTGCAACTTGTTGCCTTCGGCGTCCAGGATGTGCACGAATTTGCCAAAATCAGATACGACTATCTCATCCAGGATCGTCACTCCTGCGCTTCTGAGCTGTGCGACCATGGCTTCCATATCCTGCACCCTGTAATTGACCATAAAATCCCGATCAGAGGGCTCGAAATAGTCGGTGCCATTGTCAAAGATGCGCCAAGCCGTCGAGCCCTTAATTTCAGGATTTCCGGCATCGCGCCATTCGAATTTAGCGCCCCACGGACTCATTTCGATGCCCAGGTGGGTTCGGTACCATTCGTTCATTGCCTTTGGGTCCTTACTTTTAAAAAATATGCCACCAATCCCTGTTACTTTTTTCATAGGTTATGAATTTCGGTTGATAAATCTTTTTCATCCGCTACCGGTTGTCTTTTCAAAATTAACGAACTGATCAATGTGACTACCAATCCCACAGGTAAAATTTCGGCGTAAGTCATGATGGCGGTGAAGAATGGATTTCTGTACTGTACCGCAAAGGAAGCAATTTCGCTGGCCTTTGCAGCGATTTTTACCTGGCTCGCTCCGCTGGCCCTAAGCTCGGCAAGCATGTGGGCGGAATACTTGTCAATGAAATCAGGAATAAAGTAAAAGAAATCGATGAGCCACGCCACAACATACATCGTGGAGGCAATCAAAGAGATGAACAATCCGACCTTAAACGCCTTCCCGAAACTGATGATACCGCCATTGTGGTTGTCCCTGTAGTTTTTAATCCCTACAAATACCAGCGAAAAAGCGATCAGCATCGACGCGTAACCCACAGCCATGCTCGTGCCGTAATCGACGTCGCCGTTGCAATGGCTTAAATAATTCATCGAGAACAGCATAAATGCCGATACCACGGTGCCGGCAATCAATCCATAAGTAAGTGCAATTTTTTTCATGTCTTTCGTTTTAAAGTTTGACGCAAAGGTGTCTACTGTTTCGGAAAACAGGCTCATACTTTCGGCCATTTTTCGGTTCATCACCGTAATTCATACTAAAGTATGGCGGTTACGGGATCAGTTTCAGGCGCCGCGCTTTGTCGACAGCCTGTGTCCTGCGTTTGACATCCAGTTTCTCAAAAAGGTTTTGCAGATGAGTCTTCACGGTGCTTAACGAGATGAACAGTGACCCTGCGATTTCCTGGTTGCTGTGGCCGGATGCCAGCAGACTTAAAATTTCCATTTCGCGTTTGCTCAATTCAAGCCGCGAAACCAAAGCGACGTCCTGTACGAACGAATCATTACTGACGTAGACCGGTTTTTCCACAACGAGCGTATGTACTTTGGGTTTTGACAGCTTGAGGGCCAGCCAAATCCCGAGTGCGGTAAAGACCAGCGCGATGATGCCGGCATAGACTTCGAATGCATTGCTGAAGATAATGAACCGCAATTCGAGCCAACGCAGCAAAAACATCAGCAAGGCCAGGCTCAGCCCGTAAAGGATTATAGCGCGATATTTGGTAAGCGGGTTCCCGGTCATGCTGCAAATGTCTAAAATTTTACAGAGAAAACGGCAATAAAAAAACCGCCCCTTGAGGCGGTTTGTGATGATCCATTATAAAGCATTAATTGAAATAAAGAAAAAAGGAATTATTGTTTGACTACTTTTCCACGCTGTAAATAGCCGCTACCATCTGTCAGTGTGTAAAAATAGATGCCCGGCGCATAGCCTGAAATGTTGACCGGATGGTCGGGCGTAGCCGCATCGATAATCGTCCTGCCGTTGGCATCGAAAACAGAAATTTTATAGGCACCCAGGTTCTCCCCTTCGAAGAAAATCTGGGACTGTGCCGGATTGGGAGATAAATTCACCCGTTTGGAACTTTCGGTGGCTTCGGTGACGGGAGCCTTGCGCTCAAACCCGCTTTCCCTGCAGTCAATGGCGATTGAACTGATTACGGCATATATCGGTTTCTCAGAACAAATCATCACCGTATTGCCTGTGGTGAAACTGATCGGAAATGATCCCATACTGCCGTCGTCATACTTGACAAACACCTTGTAGCACATGTGACACTCGTCAGCAAACCTTTTGAAGCGTATGCACTCCAGATCCCCACATTTTGTGGTTTCGTAACTGAGGCAGTTGGCCGGCGGCGGTGGCGGGGGAACGGCCGCGAAATCCATCCTGATGGTTGAAAGCGTACCATTCATGACGGCCAGGATGGCAATCCTCGGATTCTCCTGCTGCATCGGATTGGAAAAAGAAGTGTCGAATTCCAGCAGACGATTGTCAGCGTTGAAACGGCTGCTGCCGGTGTCATAGTGGTCGTAACCACCCTCAAGTTCTGGCGAAAGGAAATAAGACGCCGCACCGCAGGACGACATGATCTTAAAATGTACCGGCGTATCCCAGGGTATTGCACCTGTAGCCGACTGCACCTGGCCGGAAGCGTCATAGACTGTCTCGGAATACAGTGTTTTTTTGTCGCGGCTCATGACCGAGACGGAGCCAGCACAACCTGTTTGCCCGTAGGTAAGGCAGGAACAGGCAAGCGCAAGCAAAAAAATTGCGTTTGTAATGGTTTTCATAAATAGTAGGATTTAGGGGATTGGGGTGTAAGCAGTTTTTAGAGTCGCTGTTTCACTATTTCCGACTTTGTTTCATAGGCATTTCCTTATTTCAATTAATTAGTCGCAATATCCAAAATTAATTGTTTAATAAAATTCCTTTTATGAGATTTTATACTCCATTTTATCAACATATTCATAAACAAAAAAGCCGCCCGATGGCAGCTAATCTATTACTATTTAAAACGTCAGGCGCTATTCCTTCACTACGATAATCGTAGCTTTAAATCCTGTGGCAAGGTTCCAGTTTTTTGCCGAAATCACTTCGCCTTTATCATTGTAAACGACGAGCTGTGCAGTATTGGGACCGGAAGTTCCCTGGTTGAGTGCCTCAAATTCGATGGTATTGAAGCCGGGAACCAAAGCCAGTTCAAATCCCTGGAATTCCCCGCCTAAGGTCACAATCGACCGTGCAATGATCCCGTTGGCAAAAATGCGGATCTGGTCGCCATCGACGAACTCATGGTCACGATACATGATGTTGACCGATCCCGAACTGGTCTTTACGTCGCCCAGATATTGGTCTTTACGGATGGCCTGTTGGTCTTCGGAAAGCGCATGCTGCCTATTGAGTTTGTCCTCGTAAGGTTTCCCCGGATCCACAAAGTCAGGTTGGTCCATCATCCCCTTTTTTGGCATTTCCGGCCAGGGTTTCACGGGTTCCGGCTTCTTGTCGAAAATACTGGGCGCCGGCGGTACGGGATTTTCATTCACGGGTGCATTGGTTGAGGTCCTTGCAGGCAATATCGGGGTAAACTTCTTCCCGACATCACCCTGAGCGTAGATCCCGCAGCTGCAAACCAATAAAAAGTACACCAAATGCTTCATCCTGACACATAACGTTTGATCGCCTGTAAAATTATGAAATCCGGCAATTACTTCAGCAGCTTAAACACGAATGATTCTGACGGGTTGATGGTCACTGCAATCGTACCCACACCGTTGTTGACGAAGAGCGTGGCACCTTCCTTGAGGTACAATTGGTCCTGCAGCCTGTAAGTACCGTCGCGCAACGACCAGTTCCGGATGACATCCGCAGGGATAATCAGGTTGAACTGGCTTTTTGTAACCCACGAAAAATTATTGATGATCACGAGTTCTTCATTGTCGGACCATCTTACGAACGAATAAATCCCTTCACTGTATCCTTTTGTTTTCTTCCTGTTGATGCTTTGGATGTCCTGGTACTTCCCCATCAACGCCTCGCTGGCAATGGTAAAGTTCAGCAACCTTGAATAAAAATCGCGCAGCTGCTTTTCCTCGGCCGACAGTTGCCCACCGTCAAATTCCCCATTATTCATCCATCGCTGGTGGCTCGGAACGCCGATATAATCGAAGATAGACGTGCGCGTCGGTTTTCCGAATCCGGCATCCTCATTGGCCGCCTCACCTACCTCCTGACCAAAATATATCATCGTGGGTGAACTTCCCACGGTAGCCGAATACACCATCAGCGGCTTGCCCTTTTCAGCAGTGCCTGCAAATGCATCACTGGCCAGTCGTTGCTCATCGTGGTTATCGAGGAAATGCAGCATGTGTTGCTCGATGTCTCCCAGTCCCAATTGGATTTCAGCCAGCGGATCCGGGAGGCTTTTGCCCTGAATCACCGCTTTTAGCCTGTCGTAGGTTTCGACCTTATCATACAGGTAATCCATTTTACCGAACTGTATGTAATTACGGTATTCTTTCGGATTGTAGACTTCAGCCATCAGGAAAGCCTCCGGATTGCGCATTTTTATGGCGGAATTCATGTAGCTCCAGAATTCATAAGGCACCATTTCCGCCATGTCGTAACGGAAACCGTCTACGCCCATTGCGGTCCAATACAAGGCAATGTCACGGAACTTCTTCCAGGAATCCGGTACATCCTTACCTTCCCAGAACCGATAGTGCTCTTCATATGGCCGACCGCCGAGTGCCTGCGGCATTTCCGGAAAATCTTTCCGTCCGTCAGGCCGCACGCCATAATTGACTTTTACGGTTTCGTACCAATCGTCGATCCCGGGTTGCGGCTCGCGCGACCCATTGCCGGTCCATTTGGCCGGGTTCTCGTTAAATTTCCTGTCTGACAACGGGTTCTTCTCGCCATTAAGCGGCTTGTAGCTTTCCGAAACCGGCACCTGGAACGCCTTGCCCGGAATGTAATAAAAATTGTTGTCGCGCTTGTATTCTACCGAGGTGTCGTCATCCGCTCCGAAATCCCTGACGCCTTTGGGATTTGATTTTCCTTCATATTTGCGGGCAATGTGGTTTGGCACAATGTCGATGATGACTTTCATGCCGTGCTTGTGCGTACGGGCAATCAGTGCCTGGAATTCCTGCAGCCTTTGCGAAGGGTCGTCGGCGAGATCCGGGTCGACATTATAGTAATCCTTCACGGCATACGGTGATCCGGCGCGTCCTTTGACGACGTCCGGGTCATCATTGGAAATGCCGTAGGCCGTATAATCGGACACCATCGCATGATGTGGCACACCGGTATACCATATGTGCGTGACGCCTAATTTTTTAATTTCAGACAATGCACGGTCGGTAAAATCGCTGAACTTGCCTACGCCGTTTTGCTCCTTGGTACCCCAGGCCCTGTTCAGTGTTTTCTTATTTCCGAAAAGTCTGGTAAAAACCTGATACACGACCGCTTTCCTTTGCGGGGCGGCAGCTTCCTTTTTCTTATCCGGCATAGCTTTTGTCTTTTTATCCTGTGCTGAGGCCGTGATGGCACACAGGATCAGCGCAGCAGTCAGAATTTTTTTCATTGTAATGCATGTGTTGGATGCAAATATAGGAGAAAGATCGGAAGTTCTCCGTCCGGGGTGCTGAGAAGTATCGTGAACGATTTTTTTGGCTTACGATACTGTGCGCCAGTAGTTCCTTAATTCTTTCCCAATAAAAATGCGTATTGGTACATTTTACTTAAATTTGGCGAAAAAATAAGATCCGTTGAAAAATTACTTTTTCTTCCTGGCCTGTTCCCTGTTTTTATTGTCGGTCATGCCTGCTTTTGCACAAAAAGGCAAGCCCATCGTGATCGAATACGCAGATCATTTTGACATCGATGAAGCGAAACTTCCGGATGTGGCGTTGCTGACCGGCAATGTCCGCGTAAACCACGACGGTGTTATCATGACGTGCAATAAGGCTTATTTTTTCAAGAAGGAAAACTATCTCAAAGCATTTGGCGCGTTCCACATGGTCCAGGGCGACACGCTGCACATGACCAGCGACTACGCCGAATACAATGGCAATGTGAAACAGGCCCTCGCGACCGGTAATCCGGTTTTACGCACGCCTGACATGACCCTGACGACCGACACGATTCATTTTGACCGCAATATCCAGCAGGCCTATTACAACACCCCGGGAACCATAGTCAATAAGGAAAACACGCTTAAAAGTAAGTCCGGCCGTTATTATGCAAAGGAAAAGAAGTTCCAGTTCCTGACCGCGGTTACCATTACCAATCCGAAATACGTAATCAAATCCAACCACCTGGACTACTACAGCAATTCGGGACACGCTTACCTTTTCGGGCCTTCGACCATCACGAGCGACAAGGATTATATTTATACCGAAAAGGGATTTTATGACAACAAGAAAAATGTCGGGCATTTCCTGTCCAAATCGTACATCAGGTATAAGGACCGCCTCATCGAAGGCGATAGTTTGTATTATGACCGTACCAGGGAATTCGCGTCGGCGAGCCGCAATGTAAAAATCACCGATTCGATTAACAAAGGACTTGTAAAAGGCCATTATGCCGAAATTTTCAAGGCCAAGGATTCGATGTTCGTCACCAGGCGCGCCGTAGCCATCAACCTGCTGGAGAATGATTCGGTATACATACACGGCAAGAGGCTCCTCATTACCGGAAAACCGGAAAACCGTGTCATCCGTGCGTTCGATAATGCGCGTTTCTACAAAAGCGACATGAGCGGCAAGTGCGACTCAATTCATTCGAGTCAGAAGGACGCGCTGACCAAACTCATCGGCAGGCCGATTATCTGGAATGGCAAAAACCAGCTTACCGGCGATGTGATGCATTTAATCGGAAACAACAACACCGAAAAACTTGACTCCCTCAAGGTGCTCAACAATGCGTTTATTATTGCGAAAGATACGGTCGGCAATGGTTTCAACCAGGTGAAGGGTGTCAATCTTTATGGAAAGTTTAAGGACAATAAGCTGGATGAGGCCGATGTGGTCAAAAATACTGAAATCGTCTATTTCATGCGAAATGACCAGCAGGAACTCATTGGCATCAATAAAAGCGTCAGCAGCAGAATAAACCTCAGGCTCAAGGATAATGAGATTGATGAGATTACGCAATTCGACAAGCCGGACAGCGATTTGTATCCCGAAAGCAAATTACCTGAAAACGCGCGTAAACTCCGTGGATTTATCTGGCGCGAAGACGAGCGCATCAAGTCGAAAGACGACATCTTTCCCGCAGAGGAAAATGAACTGGATGCCAAAATCCAGGCTGATAAAAAGAAACAGGAGCTGAAGCCTGACCAGCCCATGAAAGTACGGAAGGAGACGAAGGATTATGACAAGAACAATCCCAAACAGCCGTAGGAAACAGCAGGTTATCAACCTATCGATACAGGCTAACAATACAGCCACAAAATAATGGCTGCCCTATTTTCTGACGATTACCTATTTTAATTACGATCACCATGCTTAATGATTTCCTCAAATATCAGGCACAAACCTCCCCATACCCGCTCGGGATGGAAGTGTCGCATGCCGACGGTTCCTATATATATGATGTAAACGGCAAGCCATTTCTCGATTTTGTCGCCGGAGTGTCTGCGGTTTCCGTCGGGCATCGGAACCCGCGTGTGAATGACGCGATCAAAGCGCAACTCGATAAGTATTCGCATGTCATGGTGTATGGCGAATACGCGCAGGATCCGGCGGTAGCCTATTGCAAAATGCTCGTCTCCCACCTGCCCGCAACTCTCGATAAAGTCTATCTCGTCAATTCAGGTACCGAAGCCACGGAAGGCGCTTTAAAACTCGCCCGACGTGTCACCGGGCGCAGCCAGCTGGTCTCATGCCACAATGCCTACCATGGCAATACTATGGGCTCGATGAGCGTCATGGGCTTCGAAGAACGAAAACAGATTTTCAGGCCATTGGTTCCCGACGTCGATTTCATCAATTTCAACAGCGAAGCGGATTTGCAAAAAATTACACACAAGACTGCAGGCGTCATCCTCGAAAGCATACAGGGTGGTGCCGGTTTTATACAGCCTGAAAACGGCTTCCTGCGAAAGGTACGTGAGCGCTGTAGCGAGGTGGGCGCAATCCTGATCGTGGATGAAATCCAGCCCGGGTTTGGCCGCACGGGGAAATTATTCGGTTTTGAAAACTATGACGCCGTCCCCGACGTAATTATTATTGGTAAAGGAATGGGCGGCGGCATGCCTGTAGGCGGTTTCGTCGCTTCTTCAAAAATGATGGATTTGCTGAGCCATGACCCTAAGCTGGGACACATCACGACCTTCGGCGGACATCCTGTCATAGCGGCAGCCTGCCTCGCCACCCTCCGCGAAATCACCGAAACCGGGCTGATGCCGCAGGCTTTGGAAAAAGAAACCCTGATACGGTCGCTTTTGGTCCATCCTTTGATAACAGAGATACGCGGAAAAGGTTTGATGCTCGCCGCGATGACGCCATCGGCTGAGATGACCAACCGCGTAATTTTACGCTGCCAGGAAAAAGGGCTCATTCTGTTCTGGCTGCTCTTTGAAGGACGTGCGATCAGGATTACACCGCCGTTGACGATATCAGAGGCGGAAATCCGTAAAGGCTGCGCCATCATCCTTGACACATTGGATGAGATAATGAACGATGTTGTTAATTAAGTTGTTCACAACAATAAATTTCCAAAACCGTTTTAACGATATCGTTACCTACTTTTAGTTAGGATAATTTTAAAGATAAGAAGTATGCAATTAAGCAACGAAGAAGAAGACTACAATTTATCCTTATCCAGATTCGAGTCAATGTTGAAAACCAACAAGGTACTCTTTTTTGACTCTGAGGAATTTGAAGAAATTATCCTTCATTACCTCGACATGGGTAAAGCGTCGTTAGCAAAAAAAGCCTTAAAATTAGCACTGGAACAGCATCCCAAATCCACAGGCCTCAAGCTTGTGCAGGTAGAAATGCTGGTCTATGATGATAAACTCGATGCAGCCGAAAAGCTGTTGAACGAACTGTTTGCGATTGAACCGCATAACGAAGAAATCTATATACAGAAAGCAAGCATTTACTCGAAACGCGATGATCACGAAAAAGCGGTCGAATTTCTAAAAACCGCGCTGCAATATACTGACGACTA
The nucleotide sequence above comes from Flavobacterium magnum. Encoded proteins:
- a CDS encoding ATPase; translated protein: MNNQDYTTSFLVNESPKAVFEAINHVKGWWSENIKGATDTLDSVFLYNYKDVHVCKLKIIEFIPDEIVVWHVLENHFNFTTDDSEWKDNKIIFEISEKDGQTRLVFTQVGLTPQYECYEVCKDAWTSYIQGSLKNLITTGKGNPNTKEEDLNQELIEKWNLPRK
- a CDS encoding SRPBCC family protein produces the protein MAATDFTCVLKTKRSPEDVFHAIGNVRAWWSGYYNEEITGDTEKLDDEFSFRAGDGAHYSRHRLVEVVPSKRIVWLTTEGALSFVDKQDEWVGTKIIFDISQDGGETTLTFTHEGLTPETPCYDACAPAWSQYLEHKLLPLINSDN
- a CDS encoding DinB family protein translates to MTLEQIMVKMTFDRWNALMKQFNTVLESLSDEQLQQEISPGRNRGIYLLGHLTAVHDSMIPLLDLGEKLYPEMEETFLRQPDRAAAQMPSAETLRHAWQQVSAVLDGHFAQMQPSDWFLKHTAVSTEDFANEPYRNKLNIIVTRASHLAYHLGQFILIR
- a CDS encoding GlxA family transcriptional regulator: MKHLTLLVPDGQSKLSSIICTYKVFLKANAFWKNAHGSDRFVIQLAGISEEVEFYDGLFSVKPHVNISQIARTDLIIMSALNNHDYPGSIDRNKSMTDWVVKRYKEGAAVATMCTGAFLLASSGLLDGKSCSTHWAAEETFRQMFPKVNLQTNLLITDENGIYTNGGAFSFLNLILYLVEKYYDRETAILCSKMFQIEMDRNSQSPFMIFTGQKQHGDGMVQQAQAFIENHLQEKIVMEQLADRFAVGRRNFDRRFIKATGNTPVEYVQRVRIEAAKKAFETTRKTINEVMYEVGYSDVKAFRDVFRKITGMSPVSYREKYNSGSAVA
- a CDS encoding VOC family protein — protein: MKKVTGIGGIFFKSKDPKAMNEWYRTHLGIEMSPWGAKFEWRDAGNPEIKGSTAWRIFDNGTDYFEPSDRDFMVNYRVQDMEAMVAQLRSAGVTILDEIVVSDFGKFVHILDAEGNKLQLCEPIG
- a CDS encoding DUF4199 domain-containing protein, whose product is MKKIALTYGLIAGTVVSAFMLFSMNYLSHCNGDVDYGTSMAVGYASMLIAFSLVFVGIKNYRDNHNGGIISFGKAFKVGLFISLIASTMYVVAWLIDFFYFIPDFIDKYSAHMLAELRASGASQVKIAAKASEIASFAVQYRNPFFTAIMTYAEILPVGLVVTLISSLILKRQPVADEKDLSTEIHNL
- a CDS encoding response regulator transcription factor gives rise to the protein MTGNPLTKYRAIILYGLSLALLMFLLRWLELRFIIFSNAFEVYAGIIALVFTALGIWLALKLSKPKVHTLVVEKPVYVSNDSFVQDVALVSRLELSKREMEILSLLASGHSNQEIAGSLFISLSTVKTHLQNLFEKLDVKRRTQAVDKARRLKLIP
- a CDS encoding T9SS type A sorting domain-containing protein, producing the protein MKTITNAIFLLALACSCLTYGQTGCAGSVSVMSRDKKTLYSETVYDASGQVQSATGAIPWDTPVHFKIMSSCGAASYFLSPELEGGYDHYDTGSSRFNADNRLLEFDTSFSNPMQQENPRIAILAVMNGTLSTIRMDFAAVPPPPPPANCLSYETTKCGDLECIRFKRFADECHMCYKVFVKYDDGSMGSFPISFTTGNTVMICSEKPIYAVISSIAIDCRESGFERKAPVTEATESSKRVNLSPNPAQSQIFFEGENLGAYKISVFDANGRTIIDAATPDHPVNISGYAPGIYFYTLTDGSGYLQRGKVVKQ
- a CDS encoding alpha-amylase family protein, whose product is MKKILTAALILCAITASAQDKKTKAMPDKKKEAAAPQRKAVVYQVFTRLFGNKKTLNRAWGTKEQNGVGKFSDFTDRALSEIKKLGVTHIWYTGVPHHAMVSDYTAYGISNDDPDVVKGRAGSPYAVKDYYNVDPDLADDPSQRLQEFQALIARTHKHGMKVIIDIVPNHIARKYEGKSNPKGVRDFGADDDTSVEYKRDNNFYYIPGKAFQVPVSESYKPLNGEKNPLSDRKFNENPAKWTGNGSREPQPGIDDWYETVKVNYGVRPDGRKDFPEMPQALGGRPYEEHYRFWEGKDVPDSWKKFRDIALYWTAMGVDGFRYDMAEMVPYEFWSYMNSAIKMRNPEAFLMAEVYNPKEYRNYIQFGKMDYLYDKVETYDRLKAVIQGKSLPDPLAEIQLGLGDIEQHMLHFLDNHDEQRLASDAFAGTAEKGKPLMVYSATVGSSPTMIYFGQEVGEAANEDAGFGKPTRTSIFDYIGVPSHQRWMNNGEFDGGQLSAEEKQLRDFYSRLLNFTIASEALMGKYQDIQSINRKKTKGYSEGIYSFVRWSDNEELVIINNFSWVTKSQFNLIIPADVIRNWSLRDGTYRLQDQLYLKEGATLFVNNGVGTIAVTINPSESFVFKLLK
- a CDS encoding OstA-like protein — translated: MPAFAQKGKPIVIEYADHFDIDEAKLPDVALLTGNVRVNHDGVIMTCNKAYFFKKENYLKAFGAFHMVQGDTLHMTSDYAEYNGNVKQALATGNPVLRTPDMTLTTDTIHFDRNIQQAYYNTPGTIVNKENTLKSKSGRYYAKEKKFQFLTAVTITNPKYVIKSNHLDYYSNSGHAYLFGPSTITSDKDYIYTEKGFYDNKKNVGHFLSKSYIRYKDRLIEGDSLYYDRTREFASASRNVKITDSINKGLVKGHYAEIFKAKDSMFVTRRAVAINLLENDSVYIHGKRLLITGKPENRVIRAFDNARFYKSDMSGKCDSIHSSQKDALTKLIGRPIIWNGKNQLTGDVMHLIGNNNTEKLDSLKVLNNAFIIAKDTVGNGFNQVKGVNLYGKFKDNKLDEADVVKNTEIVYFMRNDQQELIGINKSVSSRINLRLKDNEIDEITQFDKPDSDLYPESKLPENARKLRGFIWREDERIKSKDDIFPAEENELDAKIQADKKKQELKPDQPMKVRKETKDYDKNNPKQP
- a CDS encoding aspartate aminotransferase family protein, yielding MLNDFLKYQAQTSPYPLGMEVSHADGSYIYDVNGKPFLDFVAGVSAVSVGHRNPRVNDAIKAQLDKYSHVMVYGEYAQDPAVAYCKMLVSHLPATLDKVYLVNSGTEATEGALKLARRVTGRSQLVSCHNAYHGNTMGSMSVMGFEERKQIFRPLVPDVDFINFNSEADLQKITHKTAGVILESIQGGAGFIQPENGFLRKVRERCSEVGAILIVDEIQPGFGRTGKLFGFENYDAVPDVIIIGKGMGGGMPVGGFVASSKMMDLLSHDPKLGHITTFGGHPVIAAACLATLREITETGLMPQALEKETLIRSLLVHPLITEIRGKGLMLAAMTPSAEMTNRVILRCQEKGLILFWLLFEGRAIRITPPLTISEAEIRKGCAIILDTLDEIMNDVVN